A stretch of Electrophorus electricus isolate fEleEle1 chromosome 3, fEleEle1.pri, whole genome shotgun sequence DNA encodes these proteins:
- the lrfn2b gene encoding leucine-rich repeat and fibronectin type-III domain-containing protein 2 produces the protein MDGVFCWLLVLGVAVAMTHACPKYCMCQNLSESLGTLCPSKGLLFVPPDINRRTVELRLGGNYILRVTQQDFANMSDLVDLTLSRNTISYIQPFSFSDLETLRSLHMDNNRLMEMGPDDLRGLVNLQHLILNNNQLNRISERAFEDLVAVLEDLDLSYNNLQSLPWHAVRRMVNLHQLSLDHNLLDYIPEGTFADLERLARLDLTSNRLQKLPPDPIFVRAQDKELTTTPFGPQLSLSFGGNPLHCNCELLWFRRLERDDDLETCASPVGLKGRYFWYVREEEFVCEPPLITQHTHRMLVLEGQMASLRCEAIGDPLPTIHWVTPDDRLLGNSSRTVVYHNGTLEITITTSKDYGTFTCIAANVAGESSASVELSIIQLPHISNSTGQKSQPKSRLSDITGTSKTGKAPAKNQPEKAVSVSEVTAVSALIRWSVSKAAPKVNMYQLQYNCSDDEALIYRMIPASSKAFLVSNLVSGTRYDLCVLAAWDDSATTLTATSVVGCVQFFTRDDYPQCQSLHGQLLGGTMILVVGGVIVATLLIFIVILMVRYKAGEGGAGAEPPISKLNDVSDTFSQTNSGRLGQNGVPLPPLKPKPKVTHQDEVVEFKCGSLQSSLSSSSSFSSSCLGSLHAPGSYSPNSALANIWRSAPPKPRANLDHLLGAITSLDLRGQAREGSISGGALTGPAPTDKEPLLGRTLDSRLSKLLSMPLDSKPKRSHSFDMGEFAAQTGAQLCSYPRRLGSMWTKRSLSVNGTLLRCDEEGDVADAAGSGGTPEGAEWVMESTV, from the exons ATGGATGGTGTGTTTTGCTGGCTACTGGTCCTGGGTGTGGCTGTGGCGATGACCCACGCATGTCCCAAGTACTGCATGTGCCAGAACCTTAGCGAGTCACTTGGGACGCTGTGCCCTTCTAAAGGCCTGCTGTTCGTGCCGCCTGACATCAACAGACGCACGGTAGAGCTCCGGCTGGGGGGAAACTACATCCTGCGTGTCACACAGCAGGACTTTGCCAACATGAGCGACCTGGTGGACTTGACACTGTCCCGCAATACCATCAGCTACATCCAGCCGTTCTCCTTCTCCGACCTGGAGACCCTGCGCTCACTCCATATGGATAACAATCGCCTGATGGAAATGGGTCCAGACGACCTACGGGGTCTGGTCAACCTGCAGCACCTGATCCTGAACAACAACCAACTGAATCGCATCTCCGAGCGGGCTTTCGAGGACCTGGTGGCGGTTTTGGAGGACCTGGACCTGTCCTACAATAACCTGCAGAGCCTGCCCTGGCACGCAGTCCGGCGGATGGTCAACCTGCACCAGTTGAGTCTGGACCACAACCTGCTGGACTACATCCCAGAGGGAACATTTGCAGATCTGGAGAGACTGGCACGCCTGGACCTGACATCCAACCGGCTTCAGAAGCTCCCACCAGACCCGATTTTTGTGCGGGCACAGGACAAGGAGTTGACGACCACCCCGTTTGGCCCCCAGCTGTCGCTGAGCTTCGGCGGAAACCCTCTGCACTGCAACTGCGAGCTGCTCTGGTTCCGCCGGCTGGAGCGAGACGATGACCTGGAGACCTGCGCCTCCCCTGTTGGCTTGAAGGGGCGCTATTTCTGGTACGTACGGGaggaagagtttgtgtgtgagccaCCCCTCATCACGCAGCACACTCATAGGATGCTGGTACTGGAGGGTCAGATGGCCAGCCTCAGGTGTGAAGCCATCGGAGACCCCCTTCCTACAATCCACTGGGTCACGCCTGATGACCGGTTGCTTGGCAATTCCTCACGGACTGTGGTATACCACAACGGCACTCTGGAGATCACCATCACCACGTCAAAAGACTATGGGACCTTCACCTGCATTGCAGCCAACGTGGCTGGCGAATCAAGCGCCTCTGTGGAGTTGTCAATCATCCAGCTGCCCCACATAAGCAACAGTACAGGACAGAAATCTCAGCCCAAGTCCCGCCTCTCCGACATTACAGGTACTTCAAAGACCGGCAAGGCCCCTGCCAAGAACCAACCAGAGAAGGCGGTCTCTGTATCCGAGGTGACCGCAGTCTCCGCCCTCATCAGGTGGTCAGTCAGCAAGGCAGCTCCCAAAGTGAACATGTACCAGCTCCAATACAACTGTTCTGATGACGAGGCCCTGATTTACAG GATGATCCCTGCATCCAGCAAGGCCTTCCTGGTGAGCAACCTGGTGTCAGGGACCCGCTATGACCTGTGCGTGCTGGCGGCATGGGACGACTCGGCCACTACCCTCACTGCAACCAGCGTGGTGGGCTGCGTGCAGTTCTTCACCCGGGACGACTACCCGCAGTGCCAGTCTCTGCATGGGCAGCTGCTGGGTGGCACCATGATCCTGGTGGTGGGAGGTGTGATTGTAGCTACCCTCCTCATCTTCATCGTTATCCTCATGGTCCGCTACAAGGCTGGGGAGGGCGGGGCCGGGGCAGAGCCTCCCATCAGTAAGTTGAACGATGTCAGCGACACCTTCTCACAGACCAACAGTGGACGCCTGGGGCAGAACGGAGTCCCACTGCCCCCTCTCAAACCCAAGCCCAAGGTCACCCATCAGGACGAGGTGGTGGAGTTCAAGTGCGGCTCCCTCCAGAGCAGCCtgagctcctcttcctccttctcctcttcctgcttAGGCTCCCTGCATGCGCCGGGCTCCTACAGCCCCAACAGCGCCCTTGCAAACATCTGGAGGTCCGCCCCTCCCAAGCCCCGCGCCAATCTGGACCACCTCCTGGGCGCCATCACTTCTCTGGACCTACGTGGCCAGGCACGGGAGGGGTCCATTTCAGGAGGTGCCCTgactggccccgcccccactgACAAGGAGCCCCTGCTGGGCAGGACACTGGACTCGCGGCTCAGCAAACTGCTGTCCATGCCCCTGGACTCCAAGCCCAAGCGGAGCCACTCATTCGACATGGGGGAGTTTGCAGCACAAACGGGTGCGCAGCTGTGCAGCTACCCCCGTCGGCTCGGCAGCATGTGGACAAAGCGCAGCCTTTCCGTCAATGGCACGTTGCTCAGGTGCGACGAGGAAGGCGACGTGGCAGACGCCGCCGGCAGTGGGGGAACTCCGGAGGGCGCAGAGTGGGTGATGGAGAGTACCGTGTAG